A part of Streptococcus porcinus genomic DNA contains:
- a CDS encoding phosphoenolpyruvate carboxykinase (ATP) encodes MATINCFPKESIRKDNSHFSETKALIETAFYGNNVKMIKSLEEAYNLAFNAPNTIVLDQTVSHPHDLGLPTDAKVLLANSGAIVGRTAKARRLSGENPKEDCQIAAILREVLYQSGFKPFISGQAVVGLDQQFMVKAHIMMPENESNNLYSWLLNFQILNDHYQELLKKSQALEENDIYIYFNPDWSHPDYPQGLAYFDKDHNVAAILGLNYFGEIKKATLTLAWAIAARHDYVACHGGLKEFKNGRETYVASFFGLSGSGKSTLTHAKHNGKYPIQVLHDDAFIISTKDGSSVALEPAYFDKTSDYPAGHTEQNYFLTVQNCGVTLDSDGNKALVTEDIRNGNGRTVKSRFATPDRVDCIHDPISAIFWIMKDDSLPPLVRVSNPIMATALGCTLMTKRSNAENATGDLGTLVIEPYANPFRIYSLQEDFEKFYQLFTSGVDCYIINTGDFLNQTIDKQTTLSCIEAIVDQTANFKSFEKVPDFSYLQLDKFTIDENNANYRALLKERMAFRLNFLKDLFDENKENTHIEQSVLKLEKIIAHLS; translated from the coding sequence ATGGCCACCATCAATTGTTTCCCAAAAGAGAGCATTCGAAAAGATAATTCTCATTTCTCAGAAACCAAAGCATTAATTGAAACAGCTTTTTATGGTAATAATGTAAAGATGATTAAGAGTTTAGAGGAAGCCTACAATTTAGCTTTCAATGCGCCAAATACAATCGTTTTAGACCAAACTGTTTCGCATCCCCATGATTTAGGCTTACCAACGGACGCTAAAGTACTGTTAGCTAACAGTGGGGCTATCGTTGGTAGAACCGCAAAAGCTAGACGACTTTCTGGAGAAAATCCCAAAGAAGATTGCCAAATTGCAGCCATTTTAAGAGAAGTTCTTTATCAAAGTGGTTTTAAACCTTTTATTTCAGGGCAAGCTGTGGTAGGTTTGGATCAACAATTTATGGTTAAAGCACATATTATGATGCCCGAAAATGAAAGTAACAATCTGTATTCTTGGTTACTAAATTTTCAAATTTTAAATGACCATTATCAAGAACTCCTTAAAAAATCTCAAGCTTTAGAAGAAAATGATATTTACATTTATTTCAACCCTGATTGGTCTCACCCTGACTATCCCCAAGGTTTAGCCTACTTTGATAAAGACCACAATGTGGCAGCTATCTTAGGTTTGAATTATTTTGGTGAAATTAAAAAAGCAACACTGACTCTAGCATGGGCAATTGCTGCGCGACATGATTATGTAGCTTGCCACGGTGGCCTAAAAGAATTCAAAAATGGCAGAGAAACTTATGTTGCTTCCTTCTTTGGTCTATCTGGCTCTGGAAAATCAACCTTGACACACGCTAAACACAATGGTAAATACCCCATTCAAGTGCTTCATGATGATGCCTTTATTATTTCAACGAAAGACGGTTCTTCTGTCGCCTTAGAGCCAGCTTACTTTGATAAAACAAGTGACTATCCAGCAGGGCACACTGAACAAAACTACTTCTTAACTGTTCAAAATTGTGGCGTTACGTTGGATTCTGATGGCAATAAAGCGCTAGTCACTGAAGATATCCGCAATGGAAATGGTCGGACTGTTAAATCCCGCTTTGCAACACCGGACCGAGTAGATTGTATTCATGACCCCATTTCAGCTATCTTTTGGATAATGAAAGACGATTCTCTACCACCTTTAGTGAGAGTTTCTAATCCTATTATGGCTACTGCTTTAGGTTGCACACTGATGACTAAGCGCTCCAATGCTGAAAATGCAACGGGTGATTTGGGAACTTTAGTTATTGAACCTTATGCTAACCCTTTTCGTATCTATTCCTTACAAGAAGATTTTGAAAAATTTTATCAACTCTTTACTTCAGGTGTTGATTGTTACATTATCAATACCGGTGACTTCTTAAACCAAACTATTGATAAGCAAACGACTTTATCCTGCATTGAGGCTATTGTTGATCAAACTGCAAACTTTAAAAGCTTTGAAAAAGTTCCTGATTTTTCTTACTTACAACTGGATAAGTTTACGATTGATGAAAATAATGCTAATTATCGTGCTTTGCTAAAAGAAAGAATGGCTTTTCGTCTTAATTTCTTGAAAGACTTGTTTGATGAAAATAAAGAAAATACCCACATAGAGCAAAGTGTCCTTAAGTTAGAAAAGATAATAGCACATTTAAGCTAA
- a CDS encoding Xaa-Pro dipeptidyl-peptidase, translated as MRYNQFSYIKPQYLEAKKDLETLGFVFKDQQDPKSLLKVFLEHYFFLITDKDYQLANMISDQDTDLASFFQSDQPLSEAIFQLVALQLLGFVPFFDFQDSDRFAKEISFPVAYNETEFLLSLHHLLACRNKLGMTLFDDLVSKGIIPQDNDYHFFNGKSLATFDTNNLIKEIVYVEAPVDTDCDGYKDLIKVNILRPRTQHKIPSMMTPSPYHQGVNEVANDNKLHRMETELMLKKAHRIEVETRNIQTKKEEYPTLPKSQATEHFSFIDSYSLNDYFLARGFANIYVSGVGTAGSDGFMTSGDYLQIESFKAVIDWLNGRAIAYTSHKREALVEANWANGKVATTGKSYLGTMSTGLATTAVDGLEVIIAEAAISSWYDYYRENGLICSPGGYPGEDLDVLTELTYSRSLLAGDYLRQKEKYRAQLKQQTEALDRASGDYNQFWHDRNYLPHAKNVTCEVVFTHGLQDWNVKPSHLYHIFNALPESVAKHAFLHHGQHVYMHNWQSIDFRESMNALLSKKLLAQANHYHLPSLIWQDNQQIQSWQTLEQFGASNTHTFTIGHGQQTISNRYSDDVFTSYCKDFKIFKKELFSGKANALTLEIVLDRDVHLNGRTCLHLRVKSSINKGLLSAQLLDKGTKKRFGDTPSVVELASIDNGQNFAREDLKELPFTASDYRVVTKGVINLQNRHDLLTVEDVLPDQWMTLDFHLQPSIYRFKAGDKLHLLLYTTDFEHTVRDDSDYQIVVDCEQSSVEFPVEA; from the coding sequence ATGAGATATAATCAATTTTCCTATATTAAACCACAATACTTAGAAGCCAAAAAAGATCTTGAAACTTTGGGTTTTGTCTTCAAGGATCAGCAAGACCCGAAATCCCTATTGAAAGTTTTTTTAGAACACTACTTTTTCCTCATAACTGATAAAGATTATCAATTAGCCAATATGATTTCCGACCAAGATACTGATTTGGCAAGTTTCTTTCAATCTGATCAACCTTTGTCAGAAGCAATCTTTCAACTTGTAGCCTTGCAATTGCTCGGATTTGTTCCTTTTTTTGATTTTCAAGATAGTGACCGCTTTGCAAAAGAAATTAGCTTCCCAGTGGCCTATAATGAAACAGAATTCTTACTGAGTCTTCACCATTTGCTCGCTTGTCGTAACAAATTGGGAATGACTTTATTTGATGATTTAGTAAGTAAAGGCATTATCCCTCAAGATAACGACTATCATTTCTTTAATGGTAAATCATTGGCTACCTTTGATACTAACAATCTGATAAAAGAAATCGTCTATGTGGAAGCTCCTGTTGACACAGACTGTGATGGTTATAAGGACTTGATTAAAGTTAATATTTTGAGACCAAGAACACAACATAAAATTCCAAGTATGATGACACCTAGCCCTTACCATCAAGGTGTCAATGAAGTGGCTAATGATAACAAATTACATCGAATGGAAACTGAGCTTATGCTCAAAAAAGCTCATAGAATCGAGGTAGAGACTCGAAACATTCAAACAAAAAAAGAGGAATATCCAACTCTTCCTAAAAGTCAAGCTACTGAGCACTTCTCTTTCATTGATTCCTATAGCCTAAACGACTACTTCCTAGCTCGTGGTTTTGCTAATATCTATGTATCAGGAGTGGGGACAGCAGGTTCAGACGGCTTCATGACCTCAGGGGATTATCTACAAATCGAAAGTTTTAAAGCTGTTATTGATTGGCTAAATGGCCGAGCAATAGCCTATACTAGCCACAAACGCGAAGCTCTTGTGGAAGCCAACTGGGCAAATGGTAAGGTCGCAACCACAGGTAAATCTTACTTAGGAACCATGTCAACAGGCTTAGCCACAACAGCTGTTGATGGTCTAGAAGTTATCATCGCAGAAGCCGCTATTTCTTCGTGGTATGACTACTACCGTGAAAATGGCCTCATCTGTAGCCCTGGCGGTTATCCAGGCGAAGATCTAGATGTTTTAACCGAGTTGACCTATTCTCGCTCACTTCTAGCGGGAGATTACCTAAGACAAAAAGAGAAGTATCGTGCACAATTAAAACAGCAAACTGAAGCGCTAGACCGTGCAAGTGGCGATTATAATCAATTTTGGCATGATCGAAACTACCTTCCCCATGCTAAAAACGTGACATGTGAAGTAGTCTTTACCCATGGTTTACAAGACTGGAATGTTAAACCAAGCCATCTTTACCACATCTTCAACGCCCTGCCTGAATCGGTTGCAAAACACGCCTTTTTACATCATGGTCAACATGTTTATATGCATAATTGGCAATCTATTGATTTCAGAGAATCGATGAATGCTCTTTTAAGCAAAAAACTCTTGGCTCAAGCTAACCATTATCACTTACCAAGTCTCATCTGGCAAGACAACCAGCAGATTCAATCATGGCAAACACTTGAACAATTCGGGGCATCAAATACCCATACTTTTACAATCGGACATGGCCAACAAACCATTAGTAACCGTTATTCTGATGATGTTTTTACCAGCTATTGTAAAGACTTTAAAATCTTTAAAAAAGAGTTATTCTCTGGCAAGGCAAATGCCCTTACGCTAGAGATCGTACTTGATCGAGACGTTCACCTTAACGGAAGAACATGCTTACATCTGCGTGTCAAATCTTCTATTAATAAAGGCCTTCTTTCTGCTCAGCTATTAGATAAGGGAACTAAGAAACGCTTCGGTGATACACCGAGTGTGGTTGAGCTAGCTTCTATTGACAATGGGCAAAATTTTGCACGTGAGGATCTAAAAGAACTACCATTTACTGCTAGTGACTATCGCGTAGTCACAAAAGGGGTAATCAATTTACAAAATCGTCATGACTTGCTTACAGTTGAAGATGTTTTACCAGACCAATGGATGACTTTGGATTTCCATTTACAGCCAAGTATATATCGCTTTAAAGCAGGAGATAAGCTCCATTTGCTTCTATACACCACTGATTTCGAACATACCGTTAGAGATGACAGTGATTATCAAATAGTGGTTGACTGTGAACAATCCTCTGTGGAATTTCCTGTTGAAGCCTAG
- the citX gene encoding citrate lyase holo-[acyl-carrier protein] synthase: MSNDDLFAGEKISLEEMMEAREQRSFQHFSLLKENTDTNLLSVTMNIPGPIKTSPQLLALFEEMIAVVQAKLADQDISYDMYLPLKTGAEYYLLTNLSATSLKERMIALETENPLGRLFDLDVLTLADGHLQSISRQDLGLPTRRCYVCSEDAKVCGRSRKHSIEDMQKAIQQIIASTISHTKEE; this comes from the coding sequence ATGTCTAATGATGATTTATTTGCTGGTGAAAAAATAAGTTTGGAAGAGATGATGGAAGCTAGAGAGCAACGAAGTTTCCAACATTTCTCTTTATTAAAAGAAAATACCGACACTAATCTCCTATCGGTAACAATGAATATTCCAGGACCAATAAAAACATCACCGCAACTATTAGCATTATTTGAAGAGATGATAGCCGTCGTTCAGGCAAAATTAGCTGACCAAGACATTTCCTATGACATGTATCTCCCTTTAAAAACAGGAGCTGAGTACTATCTTTTAACTAATTTATCAGCAACTTCTCTGAAAGAAAGAATGATTGCTCTTGAAACGGAAAACCCTTTAGGGAGGCTATTTGATCTTGATGTGCTTACCTTAGCAGATGGACATTTGCAGTCTATTAGCCGCCAAGATCTTGGTCTACCAACTAGAAGATGCTATGTCTGCTCGGAGGATGCTAAAGTATGTGGACGTTCTCGTAAACACAGCATAGAAGACATGCAGAAAGCTATTCAGCAAATCATCGCTTCAACAATTAGTCACACTAAGGAGGAATAA
- a CDS encoding oxaloacetate decarboxylase subunit alpha: MTKVRITETVLRDGQQSQIATRMTTEQMLPILENLDNAGYHALEVWGGATFDSCLRFLDEDPWERLRTIRKAVKKTKLQMLLRGQNLLGYRNYADDVVRSFVQKSIENGIDIIRIFDALNDPRNLQTAVASTKEFGGHAQVAISYTTSPVHTVDYFVKLAEEYAQMGADSICIKDMAGVLTPQTGYDLVKGIKAVVDLPLEIHTHATSGISEMTYLKVAEAGADIIDTAVSSFAGGTSQPATESVVMGLEDLGFETGINLKEVEKVAAHLNTVRDHFRAEGLLNPKVKDIEPKTLIYQVPGGMLSNLLSQLTEQGLADKYEDVLAEVPRVRADLGYPPLVTPLSQMVGTQALMNVISGERFKVVPNEIKDYVRGLYGRPPAPLAAGIKEKIIGDEEVITIRPADLIEPQLPSLREDIAQYAKSEEDVLSYASFPKQAQDFLGRREDPFYDVPIQEVSVSIDLS; the protein is encoded by the coding sequence ATGACAAAAGTCCGTATTACGGAAACAGTTCTTAGAGATGGACAACAAAGTCAAATTGCAACACGTATGACAACAGAACAAATGCTACCGATCTTAGAAAACTTAGACAATGCTGGCTATCATGCCTTGGAGGTCTGGGGAGGTGCAACTTTTGACTCATGTCTTCGATTTTTAGATGAAGATCCTTGGGAGCGTCTACGTACCATCCGTAAGGCAGTCAAGAAAACGAAATTACAAATGCTATTACGTGGTCAAAATTTGTTAGGTTATCGCAATTACGCCGATGATGTTGTCAGATCCTTTGTCCAAAAATCGATTGAAAATGGGATTGACATTATTCGGATTTTCGATGCTTTAAACGATCCTAGGAATTTGCAAACAGCTGTAGCGTCTACCAAGGAATTTGGAGGACATGCGCAGGTTGCAATTTCTTATACTACAAGTCCTGTTCACACTGTCGACTACTTTGTTAAATTGGCAGAAGAGTATGCGCAAATGGGTGCAGACTCGATATGTATCAAAGATATGGCTGGAGTCCTTACCCCGCAAACAGGTTACGATTTGGTCAAAGGTATTAAGGCAGTAGTGGATTTACCACTTGAAATCCACACTCATGCAACCAGTGGTATTTCAGAAATGACTTATCTCAAGGTTGCAGAAGCTGGTGCTGATATTATTGATACAGCGGTATCTTCATTTGCTGGTGGGACAAGCCAACCCGCAACCGAATCAGTGGTTATGGGCCTTGAAGATCTAGGTTTTGAAACAGGTATTAACTTAAAAGAGGTTGAAAAAGTAGCTGCGCATCTTAACACAGTGCGTGATCATTTCCGTGCGGAGGGGCTGCTGAATCCAAAAGTAAAAGATATAGAACCTAAAACCCTGATTTATCAAGTACCAGGTGGGATGCTATCTAACCTATTAAGCCAGTTAACAGAACAAGGCTTAGCTGATAAATATGAGGACGTTTTAGCAGAAGTACCTCGGGTCCGAGCAGACTTGGGTTATCCACCATTGGTAACGCCATTATCACAAATGGTGGGAACTCAGGCTTTGATGAATGTCATTTCAGGGGAACGATTTAAAGTTGTTCCAAATGAGATTAAAGATTACGTTCGTGGCCTTTATGGAAGGCCGCCAGCACCTCTAGCAGCAGGCATTAAGGAAAAAATTATTGGTGATGAAGAAGTTATCACTATCCGGCCTGCAGACCTCATTGAGCCTCAACTTCCAAGCTTACGCGAGGACATTGCACAGTATGCTAAAAGTGAGGAAGACGTTCTCAGTTATGCTTCATTCCCTAAACAAGCTCAAGATTTCTTAGGTCGAAGAGAAGATCCTTTCTATGATGTTCCGATTCAAGAAGTGTCTGTTAGTATTGATTTAAGCTAA
- a CDS encoding helix-turn-helix domain-containing protein, with protein MPTQKSYFPSNLKYLRLEKKMEQLELAHKIGRKSASTISEWENGKYTPKQDILLKVADLFQVDINTLVYIDLVNEGNYHYSQVNNNDISYISEHLDPKLMEEWIHLGKHLLEEQNKKTTED; from the coding sequence ATGCCAACACAAAAGTCTTATTTCCCAAGCAATTTAAAATATCTCAGATTAGAAAAAAAGATGGAGCAACTAGAGCTTGCCCATAAAATTGGACGCAAAAGTGCTTCGACTATTAGTGAATGGGAAAATGGCAAATATACCCCAAAGCAAGATATACTTCTCAAGGTCGCTGATCTTTTTCAGGTTGATATCAACACTCTAGTCTACATTGACTTGGTCAATGAAGGGAACTATCATTATAGTCAGGTCAATAACAATGATATTTCATACATCTCAGAACATTTAGACCCTAAACTTATGGAAGAATGGATTCACTTGGGAAAACATTTACTAGAAGAACAGAATAAAAAAACCACTGAAGACTAG
- a CDS encoding serine hydrolase domain-containing protein yields MMSKVTDFIQKQISKGLYPGASLALFQHGKWQEYYLGTIDGTEPVRANLAYDLASVSKVVGVGTLSIFLVNSGALELDRPLQFYYPDFSSNEVTVRQLLTHTSGLDPYIPNRNHLDVAQLREALNHLKVTSDKTFRYTDVNFLLLGFMLEKLLDKPLDQLFFNYIFKPFGMSETSFGPRVGAVPTVKGINDGIVHDPKAKVLGKHAGSAGLFSTLKDMEIFLEHYMQDDFSARLFQNYSNQKKERSLAWRLDKGYLDHTGYTGTFIMYNQNQEAAIFLTNRTYDRDERAKWIKERDALMAVIRQAFEENRWTKILN; encoded by the coding sequence ATGATGTCAAAAGTTACCGATTTTATTCAAAAGCAGATTTCTAAAGGGCTATACCCAGGAGCGAGTTTAGCTCTTTTTCAGCACGGGAAATGGCAAGAGTATTATTTGGGAACTATTGATGGCACAGAACCTGTTAGAGCCAATTTAGCTTACGATTTAGCGAGTGTTTCCAAGGTAGTGGGTGTTGGGACTTTATCTATTTTTTTGGTTAATAGCGGAGCTTTAGAGCTGGATAGACCATTGCAGTTTTACTACCCCGATTTTAGCAGTAATGAGGTTACTGTGCGGCAGCTTTTAACTCATACTAGCGGTTTAGACCCCTATATCCCAAACAGGAATCACCTTGATGTAGCACAGCTTAGAGAGGCACTTAACCACTTAAAAGTGACGAGTGATAAAACATTTCGCTACACTGACGTCAATTTTCTCTTACTAGGCTTTATGTTGGAGAAATTACTAGATAAGCCTTTAGATCAACTTTTTTTTAATTACATTTTTAAGCCCTTTGGTATGTCTGAAACGAGCTTTGGTCCAAGAGTTGGTGCAGTACCGACTGTAAAAGGGATAAATGACGGTATTGTCCATGATCCTAAGGCTAAGGTGTTGGGAAAACATGCTGGGTCAGCTGGACTTTTTTCTACCCTTAAAGATATGGAGATCTTTCTTGAACATTACATGCAAGATGACTTTTCAGCTAGGCTTTTCCAAAATTATAGTAATCAGAAAAAAGAACGATCTTTAGCTTGGCGCTTGGATAAAGGTTATCTAGATCATACAGGTTATACTGGAACTTTTATCATGTATAACCAAAATCAAGAAGCAGCTATTTTTCTCACTAACCGTACCTATGACAGAGATGAGAGAGCAAAATGGATTAAAGAGCGTGATGCCTTAATGGCTGTTATAAGGCAAGCGTTTGAAGAGAATCGTTGGACGAAGATTCTTAATTAA
- a CDS encoding GNAT family N-acetyltransferase, producing MIIKQTRNTLSKTYIDAVKIRQTVFVDEQKVPASLEIDKDEAHCLHFTVYHDDGRPCATCRILPSKKDSTVTLQRMAVLCDFRGEQIGQTLMTYVIDYAHIQGFEKIVLHAQLSAQPFYEKLGFSPIGAIFEEAGIKHITMEKTI from the coding sequence ATGATTATCAAACAAACCCGAAATACCTTATCAAAAACGTACATTGATGCTGTTAAAATCCGTCAGACAGTATTCGTTGATGAACAAAAGGTACCCGCATCACTTGAGATTGATAAAGATGAAGCGCATTGTCTTCACTTTACAGTATATCACGATGATGGCAGACCATGTGCAACTTGTCGTATCCTGCCAAGTAAAAAGGATAGCACCGTTACCTTACAACGCATGGCCGTTTTGTGTGACTTTCGTGGAGAACAGATTGGACAAACCTTGATGACTTATGTGATAGACTATGCTCATATTCAAGGTTTTGAAAAAATTGTTTTGCATGCACAGTTATCGGCCCAACCTTTTTATGAAAAGCTTGGATTTTCACCAATCGGTGCTATTTTTGAAGAGGCGGGTATTAAACACATTACTATGGAAAAAACTATTTAA
- a CDS encoding helix-turn-helix domain-containing protein — protein MSKLTLREIRRSRNFTQEELASQTGISIRTIARYEKDVSMLRRAKYEKLCLIAEILSVSVDDIFLGDDSVFMK, from the coding sequence GTGTCTAAATTAACTTTGAGAGAAATTAGACGTTCTCGTAACTTTACACAAGAAGAGCTTGCTAGCCAGACAGGGATTTCTATTCGGACAATTGCTAGATATGAAAAAGATGTATCTATGTTAAGGCGAGCAAAATACGAAAAATTATGCTTAATAGCAGAGATACTATCGGTTTCGGTTGATGATATTTTTTTGGGTGACGATTCGGTTTTTATGAAATGA
- a CDS encoding sulfite exporter TauE/SafE family protein: protein MHEHLILHLIQVLLILAMLFILITLIRHFRQNKINPFKRFLTGFWIGLVTDALDTLGIGSFATTTTFFKATKLVKDDSKLPGTMTAAHVIPVLFQSLCFIFVVKVEVITLVSMAAAAFLGAFWGSRITKNWHTPTVQFILGVLLVIAAGIMVFRMISNPGDNIVHSMHGLHGIWLVLGICFNFIIGILMTMGLGNYAPELIFFSLMGLSPAVAMPVMMLDAAMIMSASSHQFIKDNRVSWEGFAGIVSGGIIGVFLAVFFLTNLHLDALKKVVVLIVIATGIMLIRSSMSKKTESR from the coding sequence ATGCATGAACATTTAATCTTACACTTAATCCAAGTGTTGCTCATTCTAGCAATGCTTTTTATTTTAATAACTTTAATACGTCACTTTCGTCAGAACAAGATTAATCCCTTCAAACGTTTTTTAACTGGATTTTGGATTGGGCTCGTCACAGATGCTTTAGACACATTAGGAATTGGCTCTTTTGCCACAACTACAACTTTTTTTAAAGCAACAAAATTGGTTAAGGATGATAGTAAACTACCTGGAACTATGACTGCAGCACACGTTATCCCTGTTTTATTTCAGTCACTCTGCTTTATCTTTGTAGTTAAGGTAGAAGTTATCACCCTTGTTTCAATGGCTGCAGCAGCCTTTTTAGGAGCTTTTTGGGGAAGCCGTATTACAAAAAACTGGCATACTCCCACAGTTCAATTTATTTTAGGAGTACTATTGGTAATAGCGGCTGGTATTATGGTTTTCCGAATGATTTCTAATCCCGGTGACAACATTGTCCATTCTATGCATGGCTTGCATGGTATCTGGCTTGTTTTAGGTATCTGCTTTAATTTCATTATTGGTATTTTGATGACTATGGGGTTAGGCAATTATGCCCCTGAACTCATCTTCTTCAGCTTAATGGGTTTAAGCCCCGCCGTAGCCATGCCGGTGATGATGTTGGATGCCGCGATGATTATGTCCGCCTCTAGCCATCAATTTATAAAAGATAATCGTGTTTCTTGGGAAGGCTTTGCAGGTATTGTCAGTGGTGGTATTATTGGCGTTTTTCTAGCTGTCTTTTTCCTAACGAATTTACATCTAGATGCACTCAAGAAAGTTGTTGTTCTTATTGTTATAGCTACCGGAATCATGCTCATCCGATCTTCAATGTCTAAAAAAACCGAATCCAGATAG
- a CDS encoding CppA N-terminal domain-containing protein, with protein sequence MSILENSVFLTPVLRVNNRQLNIDFYQQNLGLKLVSEENAIAIFTSFGSGNERFVIEESPSVRTRAVEGPKKVNTIVIKTSDAKAIEQLLAHGAAADRLFIGRNGYAFEVLSPEGDRFLLHAEDDIRQLEVTDLPELVAEEGFLGLTDFTFETVILNVLEEQVSRSFYQDIFEGDFPITMDFVEKEGPDLAIEPHITWDLEILEVKVPNDYDLATLKLSLEEKNVSVYLDPKEKILVVSDPSLIEIWFTK encoded by the coding sequence ATGTCTATATTAGAAAATTCAGTCTTTTTAACACCTGTTTTGCGGGTTAATAATCGTCAATTAAATATCGATTTTTACCAGCAAAACCTAGGTTTGAAATTAGTTTCAGAGGAAAATGCTATTGCTATTTTTACTTCCTTTGGATCAGGTAATGAACGTTTTGTCATTGAAGAGTCACCTTCTGTTAGAACACGTGCTGTTGAGGGCCCTAAAAAAGTTAACACTATTGTCATAAAAACCAGTGATGCCAAAGCTATTGAGCAACTTTTGGCACATGGTGCAGCTGCGGATAGACTTTTCATTGGTCGTAATGGATATGCCTTTGAAGTTTTATCGCCAGAAGGTGACCGATTCTTATTACATGCTGAGGATGATATCAGACAATTAGAGGTCACTGACTTACCAGAATTGGTAGCAGAGGAAGGTTTTCTAGGGTTAACTGATTTTACCTTTGAAACAGTTATTCTTAATGTCCTAGAAGAGCAAGTGTCGCGTTCTTTTTACCAAGATATTTTTGAAGGGGATTTCCCAATAACGATGGATTTTGTTGAAAAAGAAGGTCCAGACCTAGCTATTGAGCCACATATAACGTGGGATTTAGAGATTTTAGAAGTGAAAGTACCAAATGACTACGACTTAGCGACCTTAAAGCTTTCTTTAGAAGAAAAGAATGTGAGTGTCTATTTGGATCCTAAGGAAAAGATATTAGTGGTTTCCGACCCAAGCCTTATTGAGATCTGGTTTACTAAATGA
- the gla gene encoding aquaglyceroporin Gla has product MDVTWTVKYVTEFLATALLLILGNGAVANVDLKGTKGNNSGWVIIALGYGFGVMMPALMFGNVSGNHINPAFTLGLAVSGLFPWAHVLPYIVAQMLGAMFGQLVVVGVYGPYFRKTENPNPILGSFSTISALDDGTKASQKAAIINGFANEFAGSFVLFFGALALTKNFFGSELVGKLVAAGYDKTVAETQVAPYTSGSLAVAHLGIGFLVMTLVASLGGPTGPGLNPARDLGPRIVHHFLPKSVLGQAKGDSKWWYAWVPVLSPIIAAVLAVAIFKLLYIK; this is encoded by the coding sequence ATGGATGTTACATGGACTGTGAAGTACGTCACAGAATTTCTTGCAACGGCTTTACTTTTGATTTTAGGTAATGGAGCAGTTGCAAATGTTGACTTAAAAGGAACTAAAGGCAATAATTCAGGTTGGGTTATCATTGCCCTAGGATATGGTTTTGGGGTTATGATGCCAGCTTTAATGTTTGGTAACGTTTCAGGAAACCACATCAATCCCGCCTTTACTTTAGGACTTGCAGTATCAGGGCTATTCCCTTGGGCGCATGTTCTTCCTTATATCGTTGCACAAATGTTGGGTGCTATGTTTGGTCAACTTGTCGTTGTCGGAGTCTATGGTCCTTACTTCCGTAAAACAGAAAATCCAAACCCAATCTTGGGCTCTTTCTCAACTATTTCAGCCCTCGATGATGGAACAAAAGCTAGCCAAAAAGCTGCTATTATTAATGGCTTTGCTAATGAGTTTGCTGGATCATTTGTGCTTTTCTTTGGAGCTTTAGCATTAACCAAGAACTTTTTTGGCTCAGAATTAGTTGGTAAACTGGTTGCGGCAGGTTATGATAAAACAGTTGCTGAAACACAAGTTGCTCCTTACACTTCAGGTAGCTTAGCGGTAGCCCATTTAGGGATTGGTTTCCTTGTAATGACGCTTGTGGCTTCCCTAGGCGGACCCACTGGTCCAGGTTTAAACCCTGCTCGTGACCTTGGACCTCGTATCGTTCACCATTTCTTGCCTAAATCAGTACTTGGACAAGCTAAAGGTGATTCAAAATGGTGGTATGCGTGGGTACCTGTACTTAGCCCAATTATAGCCGCTGTTCTAGCAGTTGCAATCTTTAAACTACTTTATATCAAATAA